Proteins from a single region of Enoplosus armatus isolate fEnoArm2 chromosome 6, fEnoArm2.hap1, whole genome shotgun sequence:
- the LOC139286471 gene encoding zinc finger C3H1 domain-containing protein-like — translation MDLNPVNRAPREEGELEDGEICDDETEQSVPIRRGDGNRPGRGAPPRTRKPHQRPHNMLPHMGHQHPDFRRLMPYNRGPHVHGPFPPSHRQQCGPSGPDRPPAPSPPPLLPPLLPSPPGLGPHGEPSPRTSFWERSHGTLGRFRHRAMPNGGRGAWSRGSRGGGNTRGPLGRYGSGESHGNRKDSPSRKQKQLGRNQARKATHSVSKPENSVEESFEDLLSKYKQIQLELECIRKEETMALEPKTSPPRDQTPYYTASITETKPVHEPAQSPAEPEETSELEAAEKKVFQAFNIKPLRQKLPPPASLDELKRKRAEQDKGGDADKRGEAEEDRTTQDGAETEEKESEEMKKTCPSCSEEADKDEKTTKMCLCRRESSASSEDSVVSLDKPVVKVEEEELSELQLRLLALQSASKKWQQKEQQVMKKSKDRITKVVQEKSSSSGAAPPSRQRVTTRSASSAAAAAAAADRNRTRSKPLERDRDRTKAGPRPPDRDRERPKQSPKPGPKLPVERGRALGKPHMTKKMISPGSAAKQAFRKQQLRTWKLQQQREQEEKRRQEEEERRKREDEIRRIRDLSNQDEQYNRFMKLVGGKTRTRSKSRDQEHRKSAGKQGLDASGNLYQYDNYDEVAMDTDSETSSPVPSPTHEQLPADAQGCFPLYGTDSHQFGMLCLYVYVSWDFSQPFLSPMLSGAPPPPPPLPPPPDELEPPPKPPFADEEEEEEMLLRETCLMSMANKRVAAPEERSSSGPPSPSCPPPAGVQQPIRGNLSTVSLNTVSQSRSNKFSRGHHTPRAPLVLPRHKSVVVSLNDSDDSDSDMDACSSTQATFGGLEFMIKEARRTVEAAKPKAASGSEKENNPVRTPEALPEAKKAEYRLLKEEIASREKQKMLKDLGPSPRSFISPVVTDSVVDLSVKSAAELKLTEAERRLNKQRELLQKDEAVLRQLLQQELKKRESLKAAEGKVAKLREQLQASEKIVSANKTLLKKLQEQVHRVEHRVSIKKSLAVRLEQELTQAQLTVGRGSKRRSDSNQTLPSKLQRMDGAPRGSEHHFAELIAQKQRLQQLESEYALKIQKLKEAQALRNKGVTSDLPTEPPVRASTPPDPRTQLPPPSTPFSLPQPSLHDLTQDKLTLDSEDVTEADDHESESTPTSASAPTPAAVKETRRHSLRQSSSSFTKPNLEQLSSTPAKDNSTAKPAKTSTSSKLLAEMFAGLDVDALKLRYQQQSRLGELLLRELHKVGEDVDYPPAGKVVSVEVDAATSQSGSTELKPVPFGSYHSPLLVFRSYRFSPYYRTKEKLSLSSVTYSNTIEPRKCFCRFDLTGTCNDDDCRWQHMRNCTLTGNQLFQDILSYNLPLIGCSESSSDEDVSVATEKYMKKLFGTNKDRMGIDQKAVLLVSKVNESKRHVPPFTTCKDTRMWRPKPSAPSSFSPEDDSEEETAGGNLMVGRHDDCSRTSLSALDVCVTSEDKRYFVSETDDISNLETSVLESPRDTQLWIKLAFKYLNQNETSAAECLEAALNTLSRALESNCDNPEVWSHYLSLFSRRGSREEVQQMCEMAVEHAPDYQVWWNYLKLESSFEGKDYVCDRLLQFLLSEASPGVSEKLSFQLMEALLYRVELNLFTGRMESALAILQNALKSAHDRSIAEHLTASDRALLWLSYIHLTEFDRLPSGLYDPAESGPSRLVSRESFLLPWRTPQDVSTPLDILIALFQDAIHQCSDESLSQSERTLACLPLHTNLIFLYKLLERFDEGVALCESLLEFCPESCTLRDALADLHIRKGNGDQAVSMWLHALAECPNNAEVFYHSCKFLMAQEKSSAIAPLFRGFILSLCEDEQSQKKPVDVLRHILGFPTEELLRGPITKELQEQLRQQMPYLHLIHCRWQWLHSSVEDTVDAFERALGSAMQLEELHKLWMDYLVFSSSQQARSPANSQSKLFSDLVQRCLSTVPSRLEVPFNPAEFWSCYSFHNKVVTLYLSCLPQSQHALVLERLRYAMPNNTELGLRLLHQEWQDGNIEHLKFQARMLSSNSPKCLSNWKIAISVERELKERSEVRLLYQQALQNLPLCAALWKHRLLFEAAEGGQADRLRRLVDKCQQVGVALRCQQVGVALSERLSLATPDQTEDQ, via the exons ATGGATTTAAATCCCGTGAATCGTGCTccgagagaggagggggagctCGAGGACGGAGAGATCTGCGATGATGAAACCGAGCAGAGTGTGCCGATCCGGCGGGGGGATGGTAACAGGCCGGGCCGCGGCGCTCCTCCACGGACACGAAAACCTCACCAACGTCCGCACAACATGCTGCCACACATGGGCCACCAGCATCCAGATTTCCGCCGCCTCATGCCATACAACCGCGGGCCTCACGTACACGGCCCTTTCCCTCCGAGCCACAGGCAGCAGTGCGGTCCGAGCGGGCCCGACCGGCCTCCCGCTCCCTCTCCGCCGCccctgctgccgccgctgctgccgTCGCCCCCCGGTCTCGGTCCTCACGGCGAGCCGAGCCCAAGGACCAGCTTTTGGGAACGGAGCCACGGCACCCTGGGCAGGTTCAGGCACCGGGCCATGCCAAACGGTGGACGCGGGGCCTGGAGCCGAGGCAGCCGGGGTGGTGGAAACACCAGAGGTCCCCTCGGTCGTTACGGGTCCGGAGAGAGTCACGGCAACAGGAAAGACTCTCCCTCGAGAAAAC AGAAGCAGCTGGGCAGGAATCAGGCGAGAAAAGCGACCCACAGTGTTTCCAAACCAGAGAACAGTGTTGAAGAGTCCTTCGAGGATTTGCTGTCCAAGTATAAGCAGATTCAGCTGGAGCTGGAATGCATCCGTAAAGAGGAGACGATGGCTCTGGAGCCCAAAACGTCTCCTCCCAGAGACCAGACACCATACTACACCGCCAGTATTACAGAGACCAAACCAGTACACGAACCAGCTCAGAGTCCAGCCGAACCAGAGGAAACCTCTGAGCTGGAGGCAGCTGAGAAGAAAGTGTTCCAGGCGTTCAACATCAAACCTCTCCGTCAGAAACTCCCCCCCCCTGCTAGTCTGGATGaactgaagaggaaaagggCCGAGCAGGACAAAGGAGGCGACGCTGATAAACGGG gtgaagcagaggaagacagaacaACACAGGATGgtgcagaaacagaggaaaaagagtcagaggagatgaagaagacgTGTCCAAGCTGCAGTGAGGAAGCAGACAAAGATGAGAAAACTacaaagatgtgtttgtgtcgGAGGGAGTCCTCGGCCTCCAGTGAGGACTCCGTTGTCTCTCTGGACAAG CCGgtggtgaaggtggaggaggaggagctgtcGGAGCTGCAGCTGCGTCTCCTCGCACTGCAGTCTGCCAGTAAGAAGTGGCAGCAGAAGGAGCAGCAGGTGATGAAGAAGAGCAAAGACCGGATCACTAAAGTGGTCCAGGAGAAGAGCTCCAGCTCCGGAGCTGCTCCCCCCAGCAGGCAGAGAGTCACCACCAGGTCTGcctcctccgccgccgccgccgccgccgctgcagacagaaacagaaccAGGTCCAAACCTctggagagggacagagacagaaccAAGGCCGGGCCCAGACCtccagacagagacagagagaggcccAAACAGAGTCCTAAACCCGGTCCCAAACTTCCTGTGGAAAGAGGCAGAGCTCTAGGAAAACCTCACATGACCAAGAAGATGATCAGTCCAG GCTCAGCAGCTAAGCAGGCGTTcaggaagcagcagctgaggacgtggaagctgcagcagcagagagagcaggaggagaaacgccgccaggaagaggaagaacGCCGCAAACGAGAGGATGAAATCCGCAGAATCCGTGATCTGTCCAACCAGGACGAGCAGTACAACCGCTTCATGAAGCTGGTGGGAGGAAAGACGAGGACACGCAGTAAG TCCAGGGATCAGGAACACAGGAAGTCTGCAGGTAAACAGGGCCTGGACGCCTCGGGGAACCTCTACCAGTACGACAACTATGATGAGGTGGCCATGGACACGGACAGCGAGACCAGTTCACCAG tcccATCTCCGACACACGAGCAGCTGCCTGCGGACGCTCAAGGATGTTTCCCTCTCTATGGGACTGACTCTCATCAGTTTGGAATG ctctgtctctatgtctatGTCTCTTGGGACTTCTCTCAGCCGTTCCTCTCCCCCATGCTGTCTGGtgctcctcctccgcctccacctctcccccctcccccagacGAGCTGGAGCCTCCTCCCAAACCTCCCTTCgctgatgaggaagaggaggaggagatgctgCTCAGAGAGACCTGTCTGATGTCTATGGCCAACAAGAGAGTGGCAGCGCCTGag GAAAGGAGCTCCAGTGGCCCTCCGTCTCCCAGCTGTCCACCTCCTGCAGGTgtccagcagccaatcagaggaaaCCTGAGCACCGTCAGTCTGAATACTGTGTCTCAGTCCAGAAGCAACAAGTTCAGCAGAGGACATCACACTCCCAGAGCTCCACTGGTG CTGCCCCGACACAAGTCAGTGGTGGTTTCTCTCAATGATTCAGACGACAGCGACTCCGACATGGACGCCTGCAGCTCCACACAGGCAACATTTGGAGGACTGGAGTTCATGATAAAAGAGGCCAGGAGGACTGTCGAG GCAGCGAAGCCTAAAGCAGCATCAGGATCTGAGAAGGAGAACAACCCGGTCAGAACTCCGGAGGCTTTACCTGAAGCCAAGAAAGCTGAGTACCGCCTGCTCAAAGAGGAAATCGCCAG CCGGGAGAAGCAGAAAATGTTGAAGGATCTTGGTCCGAGCCCTCGGAGCTTCATCTCACCAGTTGTCACTGATTCTGTGGTGGATTTGTCCGTAAAAtcagctgcagagctgaaactGACTGAAGCCGAGCGGAGACTCAACAAACAGAG agagctgctgcagaaagacGAGGCCGTCCTGAGACAGCTGCTCCAACAGGAGCTAAAGAAGAGAGAGTCTCTGAAGGCTGCTGAGGGGAAGGTGGCCAAACTgagagagcagctgcaggctTCAGAGAAGATCGTCAGCGCAAACAAGACGCTCCTCAAGAAGCTCCAGGAACAG GTGCATCGTGTTGAACATCGGGTGTCCATAAAGAAGAGTCTGGCTGTCAGGTTGGAGCAGGAGCTGACTCAGGCCCAGCTGACTGTCGGCAGAGGATCAAAACGCAGAAGCGACTCCAACCAGACGCTG CCCAGTAAGCTGCAGCGTATGGACGGAGCTCCCCGCGGATCAGAGCATCACTTTGCAGAGCTGATCGCTCAGAAGcagcggctgcagcagctggagtcGGAGTACGCCCTCAAGATCCAGAAGCTGAAGGAGGCTCAGGCACTGCGCAACAAAGGAGTCACATCAGACCTGCCCACAGAGCCCCCAGTTCGAGCCTCCACTCCTCCTGACCCTCGGACCCAGctcccacctccctccacccccttcTCTCTGCCCCAGCCCTCCTTACACGACCTCACCCAGGACAAACTCACCCTGGACAGTGAAGACGTTACAGAGGCTGACGATCACGAATCAGAATCCACACCCACATCTGCATCTGCACCTACACCTGCAGCTGTGAAAGAAACCCGCCGACACTCCCTCCGCCAGTCCAGCAGCTCCTTCACCAAACCCAACCTGGAGCAGCTGAGCTCCACTCCAGCTAAAGACAACAGCACTGCCAAGCCTGCCAAGACTTCCACCAGCTCCAAGCTGCTTGCAGAGATGTTTGCAGGGCTGGATGTGGACGCTCTGAAGCTGAGGTACCAGCAGCAGTCCCGGCTGggggagctgctgctgagggagcTGCACAAAGTGGGAGAAGATGTAGACTACCCCCCAGCTGGAAAG GTGGTTTCAGTGGAGGTGGACGCAGCCACGAGCCAATCAGGGAGCACAGAGCTGAAGCCGGTTCCCTTTGGATCATATCACAGCCCTCTGCTGGTCTTCAGATCCTACAG gttcaGTCCGTATTACAGGACCAAGGAGAAATTATCACTGAGCTCTGTAACGTACAGCAACACCATCGAACCAAGAAAGTGTTTCTGTCGGTTTGATCTCACAGGAACCTGCAATGATGACGACTGCAGATG GCAGCACATGAGAAACTGCACTTTGACTGGAAACCAACTTTTCCAGGATATCCTGTCGTACAACCTGCCCCTGATTGGCTGTTCTGAGAGCAGCTCAGACGAGGATGTCAGTGTTGCTACAg AAAAGTATATGAAGAAGCTGTTTGGCACAAACAAAGACCGAATGGGAATCGACCAGAAGGCCGTCCTCCTCGTCAGCAAAGTGAACGAAAGCAAACGACACG TCCCTCCATTCACCACCTGCAAAGACACAAGGATGTGGAGGCCGAAGCCGTCGGCACCGAGCAGCTTCAGCCCAGAGGACGACAGCGAGGAAGAGACTGCAGGTGGAAACCTGATGGTTGGGCGACACG ATGACTGCTCCAGGACCAGCCTGTCTGCTCTGGATGTGTGCGTCACATCAGAGGACAAACGTTATTTTGTCAGCGAGACAGACGACATATCAAACCTGGAGACCAGCGTCCTGGAGAGCCCCCGAGACACTCAGCTGTGGATCAAATTAGCCTTCAAATACCTCAACCAGAACGAAAC gTCTGCAGCAGAGTGTTTGGAAGCTGCCTTGAACACGTTGTCTCGCGCTCTGGAAAGTAACTGTGATAACCCGGAGGTGTGGAGCCACTACCTGTCTCTGTTCTCCAGACgaggcagcagggaggaggtCCAGCAGATGTGCGAGATGGCTGTGGAGCATGCGCCCGACTACCAAGTGTGGTGGAAC TACCTGAAGTTGGAGAGCTCGTTCGAGGGGAAAGACTACGTGTGTGATCGTCTGCtgcagtttctcctctctgaagCGTCTCCTGGTGTCTCAGAGAAACTGTCCTTCCAGCTGATGGAGGCTCTACTCTATAGAGTCGAGCTCAACCTCTTCACAGGCAGGATGGAGAGCGCTCTGGCCATTTTACAG AACGCCCTGAAATCAGCCCACGACAGGAGTATAGCTGAGCACCTGACAGCCAGCGACCGTGCGCTGCTCTGGCTCTCTTACATCCACCTGACGGAGTTCGACCGGCTGCCATCCGGCCTGTACGACCCGGCAGAGTCCGGTCCGTCTAGACTGGTCAGCAGAGAGTCCTTCCTGCTGCCCTGGAGGACGCCACAGGATGTCAGCACGCCGCTCGACATCCTCATCGCTCTCTTCCAAG ATGCCATCCATCAGTGCAGTGACGAGTCTCTGTCTCAGAGTGAGAGGACGCTGGCCTGCCTGCCTCTTCACACCAACCTCATCTTCCTCTACAAACTGCTGGAGAG GTTCGATGAGGGTGTTGCTCTGTGTGAGTCCCTGCTGGAGTTTTGTCCCGAGTCCTGTACTTTGCGAGATGCTCTGGCCGACCTTCACATCAGGAAAGGAAATGGTGATCAGGCGGTCAGCATGTGGCTTCACGCTCTGGCAGAGTGTCCCAACAATGCAGAGGTCTTCTATCACTCCTGCAAGTTCCTGATGGCTCAG GAGAAGTCGAGTGCCATCGCTCCTCTGTTCAGAGGATTCATCCTGTCTCTGTGCGAGGACGAACAGAGTCAGAAGAAACCTGTTGACGTCCTGCG ACACATCCTTGGTTTTCCCACAGAGGAGCTCCTGAGAGGTCCTATCACCAAGGAGCTTCAGGAGCAGCTCAGGCAGCAGATGCCTTACCTCCACCTCATCCACTG TCGCTGGCAGTGGCTGCACAGCTCTGTGGAGGACACAGTGGACGCCTTTGAGAGAGCGCTGGGATCAGCCATGCAGCTGGAAGAGCTTCACAAACTCTGGATGGA TTACCTGGTgttcagcagcagtcagcaggCCCGCAGTCCAGCCAACAGTCAATCCAAACTGTTCTCAGATCTGGTGCAGCGCTGTCTGAGCACCGTCCCGTCTCGACTGGAGGTTCCCTTCAACCCGGCAGAGTTCTGGAGCTGCTACAGCTTCCACAACAAG GTGGTGACACTTTACCTGAGCTGTCTGCCGcagtcccagcatgcactggtgCTGGAGAGACTGAGATACGCCATGCCCAACAACACTGAGCTGGGCctgag GTTGCTGCATCAGGAGTGGCAGGATGGGAACATAGAACACCTGAAGTTCCAGGCCCGGATGCTGAGCAGCAACTCTCCAAAGTGTTTGTCCAACTGGAAAAT AGCGATATCTGTGGAGAGGGAGCTGAAGGAGCGATCTGAG GTGCGACTTCTTTATCAGCAGGCTCTCCAAAACTTGCCACTGTGTGCCGCCCTGTGGAAACAT cgCCTGCtgtttgaagcagcagagggaggtcAGGCGGACAGACTGAGGCGACTGGTGGACAAGTGTCAGCAGGTGGGCGTGGCTCTCAGGTGTCAGCAGGTGGGCGTGGCTCTCAGTGAGCGGCTCAGTTTAGCGACTCCAGATCAGACAGAAGATCAGTGA